The following proteins are encoded in a genomic region of Lactiplantibacillus plantarum:
- a CDS encoding CPBP family intramembrane glutamic endopeptidase: MVNRRQSIFILIIYFIIYALPSVLVTAFHQLGAQVFVIQTVDYLVGAILLIWLASRMRTKNVVEKQPSNWFMTFIWGLIGLVLVIVGQVIILKMTALLGQSTASTNTTTLLTVGQQYPAFFLAIIVGAPIMEEIVFRKVIFGNLSAVTGQIGAALISSVLFSFAHADGHFILYAFIGLLFCWLYQHTGRIQTSMTAHILMNASVVLPTLLGLLH, from the coding sequence ATGGTTAATCGCCGCCAATCAATCTTTATTCTTATCATCTACTTTATTATTTACGCACTACCGAGCGTCCTTGTGACTGCTTTCCATCAGCTAGGGGCCCAAGTATTCGTGATTCAAACGGTCGACTACTTAGTCGGTGCAATCCTACTCATCTGGTTGGCGAGTCGCATGCGGACAAAAAACGTTGTTGAAAAACAACCAAGTAACTGGTTCATGACGTTCATCTGGGGATTGATCGGTCTTGTCCTAGTCATCGTTGGTCAAGTCATCATTTTAAAAATGACGGCTTTACTGGGACAGTCAACAGCGTCAACCAACACGACCACCCTCTTAACTGTTGGGCAACAATATCCCGCTTTCTTCTTAGCCATCATTGTCGGTGCCCCGATTATGGAAGAAATCGTCTTCCGCAAAGTTATCTTTGGCAATCTAAGTGCGGTTACTGGTCAGATTGGGGCGGCCTTGATTTCTAGTGTGCTATTTAGCTTTGCACATGCGGATGGTCACTTTATCCTCTATGCCTTTATCGGGTTATTATTCTGCTGGTTATACCAGCACACCGGTCGGATTCAAACATCGATGACGGCTCACATCCTAATGAACGCATCGGTTGTGTTACCCACATTATTAGGCTTACTGCACTAG
- a CDS encoding APC family permease — MWRYLKRLVIGKPLKTMDEGGQALTKFKALALLSSDALSSVAYGTEQITTVLITLSAAALMYQLYVAALVLVLLFAITMSYRQIIRAYPSGGGAYVVASTNWGRPAGLVAGGSLLVDYMLTVAVSVTSGTEAITSAIPALANYQVLIAVLIVIAIMALNLRGMRESASFLTFPVYFFIIMIIGMILWGVMNIASGNLTYHASAAVGAPVQGMTLVLFLRAFSSGSSSLTGVEAISNAVPNFKRPKRKNAANTLAIMSLVLAVFFGGITYLSYYLGVKPQVDNTVLSQIATAVFGHGLFYYLLQLSTALILAVAANTGFSAFPILAYNLAKDKFLPHAYMDRGDRLGYSNGIISLAVGAIALIFIFHGKTTLLIPLYAVGVFVPFTLSQSGMIIHWFRERGQWWWMKAAVNLLGALISILLVIFLFLLHFGNVWPYLIVMPLLLYMFYRIHVHYNRVAAQLRVVAKEKAAIHDYDGATVIVLVSNVTRVTAQAVNYARSIGDYVIAMHVSFDENPEKEHKTAAEFKETFPDVRFVDIHSSYRSIATPTLRFCDVIAKRAAERNFSTTVLVPQFVPKKPWQNILHNQTSLRLRAVLNSRENIIVSTYNYHLKE; from the coding sequence ATGTGGCGTTATTTAAAGCGGTTAGTTATTGGGAAACCGTTAAAAACCATGGACGAGGGTGGGCAAGCACTCACCAAGTTCAAGGCACTGGCGCTGCTATCGTCAGATGCGCTATCATCGGTGGCTTACGGTACTGAACAGATTACGACCGTTTTGATTACACTTTCAGCGGCCGCGTTGATGTATCAATTGTACGTGGCGGCGCTTGTGTTAGTGCTGTTGTTTGCTATTACGATGTCGTACCGACAAATTATTCGGGCTTATCCATCTGGCGGTGGCGCCTACGTGGTGGCAAGTACGAACTGGGGGCGGCCAGCCGGGTTAGTTGCCGGGGGATCACTGCTGGTTGATTATATGCTGACCGTAGCGGTTTCCGTCACTTCTGGTACTGAAGCAATCACGTCGGCGATTCCGGCGCTAGCTAATTATCAAGTATTGATTGCCGTACTGATTGTCATCGCCATCATGGCGTTAAATTTGCGTGGAATGCGCGAATCCGCATCATTCTTAACGTTTCCCGTTTATTTTTTCATTATTATGATTATCGGCATGATTCTATGGGGCGTTATGAATATTGCGAGTGGTAACTTAACTTACCACGCCTCCGCAGCAGTTGGAGCACCGGTTCAAGGGATGACCTTGGTGCTGTTCTTACGGGCCTTTTCTTCCGGTTCGTCTTCGCTGACTGGGGTGGAAGCAATCAGTAATGCGGTGCCAAACTTCAAACGACCGAAACGCAAGAATGCGGCGAACACGTTAGCAATTATGTCATTAGTCTTGGCCGTCTTCTTTGGTGGTATTACTTATTTAAGTTATTACTTAGGCGTTAAACCACAAGTAGACAATACCGTCTTGTCACAAATTGCTACGGCGGTCTTTGGTCACGGCTTATTCTACTACTTGTTACAATTATCGACGGCGTTAATTCTGGCCGTTGCGGCAAATACTGGTTTTTCAGCCTTTCCAATTTTAGCTTATAACTTGGCTAAAGATAAATTTCTACCACATGCTTACATGGATCGTGGGGACCGCTTGGGCTACTCCAATGGGATTATCTCATTGGCGGTCGGGGCAATTGCGTTGATCTTTATCTTTCATGGGAAGACGACGCTTTTGATTCCACTTTATGCGGTGGGGGTCTTTGTCCCATTTACTTTGTCGCAATCTGGTATGATTATTCATTGGTTCCGCGAACGGGGGCAATGGTGGTGGATGAAGGCGGCGGTAAACTTACTTGGGGCGTTGATTTCGATTCTCCTAGTGATTTTCCTATTCTTGCTACATTTCGGCAATGTTTGGCCATACTTAATCGTTATGCCACTCTTACTGTACATGTTCTACCGAATCCACGTGCACTATAACCGGGTTGCGGCCCAGTTACGCGTGGTTGCCAAGGAAAAAGCGGCGATTCATGATTATGACGGTGCAACGGTGATCGTCCTCGTCTCGAATGTGACGCGGGTAACTGCTCAAGCAGTCAACTACGCGCGATCCATCGGAGATTACGTCATTGCGATGCACGTGTCCTTTGATGAGAACCCTGAAAAGGAACACAAGACGGCGGCAGAGTTCAAAGAGACCTTCCCAGACGTCCGTTTCGTGGACATCCATTCGTCGTATCGGTCGATTGCAACACCGACGTTACGATTCTGCGATGTGATTGCTAAACGAGCAGCGGAACGCAACTTCTCGACAACGGTTCTTGTCCCACAATTCGTGCCGAAGAAACCATGGCAGAATATTTTGCATAATCAAACGAGTCTCCGATTACGAGCGGTATTAAATTCTCGTGAAAATATTATTGTTTCAACTTATAATTACCATTTAAAAGAATAG
- a CDS encoding phosphate ABC transporter substrate-binding protein, with protein MKKALTLGALAVTMTILLAGCGSSSATSTKSTSSSSGSSKTTKIVATGSTALQPLVEQAGQAYQNEHANVTINVQGGGSGAGLSQVAKGSVNIGNSDLFAQEQKGLDAKGLVDHKVAVVGMAPVINKDADVTNISKEQLIKIFQGKITNWKDVGGKDEKITVVNRAQGSGTRATFEKWGLDNAKVATSQEQDSNGTVQKIVSTTPGAISYLAFSYVKSDVQALSIDNVKPTEANVATNKWKIWAYEHMYTKGQPTGELKNFLTYMTSKAVQGSLVEKLGYIPLTSMKVDRGQSGAITNLK; from the coding sequence ATGAAAAAAGCACTGACACTCGGCGCATTGGCAGTAACGATGACCATTTTACTAGCTGGTTGCGGCAGTAGCTCAGCCACAAGTACGAAGAGTACTAGTAGCAGTAGTGGTAGTTCCAAGACTACTAAGATCGTTGCAACTGGTTCAACCGCTTTACAACCATTAGTGGAACAGGCTGGACAGGCTTACCAGAACGAACATGCTAACGTGACCATTAACGTTCAGGGTGGTGGTTCAGGAGCAGGCTTAAGTCAGGTGGCGAAGGGTTCAGTCAATATTGGGAACTCTGATTTATTTGCACAGGAACAAAAGGGGTTAGACGCCAAAGGGTTAGTTGACCATAAAGTGGCTGTTGTGGGGATGGCACCCGTTATTAATAAGGATGCCGATGTCACTAATATTTCAAAAGAACAACTTATCAAGATTTTCCAAGGCAAGATCACTAACTGGAAAGATGTTGGCGGTAAGGACGAAAAGATTACCGTCGTTAACCGTGCTCAAGGTAGTGGGACCCGGGCGACGTTTGAAAAATGGGGATTAGACAACGCGAAGGTCGCAACTAGCCAAGAACAAGATTCGAATGGGACCGTTCAAAAAATTGTTAGCACCACGCCTGGTGCCATCAGTTACTTAGCATTCTCATACGTTAAGAGTGACGTTCAGGCGCTTTCTATTGATAACGTCAAACCAACCGAAGCTAACGTAGCGACGAACAAGTGGAAGATTTGGGCTTATGAACACATGTATACTAAGGGGCAACCAACTGGGGAGTTGAAGAACTTCTTAACTTACATGACTTCTAAAGCCGTTCAAGGTAGTTTAGTTGAGAAATTAGGATATATTCCATTGACTTCGATGAAGGTTGATCGTGGCCAATCTGGTGCAATCACTAATTTAAAATAA
- a CDS encoding ComF family protein — protein sequence MLACLLCHNIITTKFTLPWILSWQPVMRPVVCSVCWRQFVRIDRATACSKCGRAQKRPQPCTDCQWWPEIGPFHNEALFEYNDAMHDYFQRYKFQGDYQLRQVFAKIMQQAVVQRCAEICLVVPVTPTTLQTRGFNQVAGWLAAPLAPGLMTQATAKSVPQSKKDRQARLRTPQPFKMAPNTILAGRRVLLVDDIYTTGRTMRHAATLLLENGAKSVTGLTLAR from the coding sequence GTGCTAGCATGCCTACTGTGTCACAACATTATCACGACTAAGTTTACGTTGCCCTGGATTCTTAGCTGGCAGCCGGTTATGCGGCCGGTCGTCTGCTCGGTTTGTTGGCGGCAATTTGTACGCATCGATCGGGCAACGGCATGTTCCAAATGTGGACGTGCTCAAAAGCGACCGCAACCGTGTACAGATTGTCAGTGGTGGCCTGAAATCGGTCCCTTTCATAACGAGGCGTTGTTCGAATATAATGATGCGATGCATGATTATTTTCAACGCTATAAATTTCAGGGTGATTATCAATTACGCCAAGTCTTTGCGAAGATCATGCAACAAGCAGTGGTACAACGGTGTGCTGAGATATGCTTAGTGGTACCTGTCACGCCCACAACATTGCAAACACGGGGCTTTAATCAAGTTGCCGGCTGGTTAGCCGCACCCCTCGCGCCCGGGTTAATGACCCAGGCAACAGCGAAGTCAGTGCCACAATCTAAGAAAGACCGGCAAGCGCGGTTGAGAACACCACAACCATTCAAGATGGCTCCTAATACGATTTTGGCCGGCCGGCGGGTATTATTAGTAGATGACATCTATACTACCGGCCGAACGATGCGCCACGCGGCAACGCTACTTTTGGAAAACGGTGCCAAGAGCGTGACGGGGCTAACGCTAGCACGTTAA
- a CDS encoding redox-sensing transcriptional repressor Rex, which produces MAETKIPRATAKRLPIYYRYLNILLDADKKRVSSTELSEAVKVDSATIRRDFSYFGALGKRGYGYDVETLLAFFKKILNQDTLTNVALIGVGNLGHALLNFNFHKNSNVRISAAFDVNEAIANTVQSGVPVYPMTELKKQLIEQQIEIAILTVPTTVVQKITDDLVDANVKGIMNFTPLRISVPETVRVQNVDLTNELQTLIYFIEHYGQQLGDNGNDDENETED; this is translated from the coding sequence ATGGCAGAAACAAAAATTCCACGGGCAACGGCAAAACGGTTACCGATTTATTACCGCTATTTAAATATCTTGCTAGATGCAGATAAGAAGCGGGTCTCATCGACCGAGTTGTCCGAGGCGGTTAAAGTAGATTCAGCAACGATTCGGCGAGATTTCTCGTATTTTGGGGCGCTCGGCAAACGAGGGTATGGATACGATGTTGAAACGTTACTTGCATTTTTCAAAAAGATTTTAAATCAAGACACCTTAACGAATGTTGCTTTAATTGGGGTCGGTAATTTGGGCCACGCCCTACTGAACTTTAATTTTCACAAAAACAGTAATGTCCGCATTTCAGCAGCATTTGATGTCAACGAGGCGATTGCCAATACAGTCCAAAGTGGGGTTCCAGTGTACCCAATGACGGAGCTCAAAAAGCAATTGATCGAACAACAGATTGAGATTGCTATCTTAACGGTGCCAACCACGGTTGTTCAGAAAATTACCGATGACTTGGTTGATGCAAACGTCAAAGGAATCATGAACTTTACGCCGTTACGAATCTCCGTTCCTGAGACAGTACGGGTTCAGAACGTTGATTTGACCAACGAATTACAAACATTGATCTACTTCATTGAACATTACGGTCAGCAATTAGGTGACAATGGTAATGACGATGAAAATGAGACTGAAGATTAA
- the groL gene encoding chaperonin GroEL (60 kDa chaperone family; promotes refolding of misfolded polypeptides especially under stressful conditions; forms two stacked rings of heptamers to form a barrel-shaped 14mer; ends can be capped by GroES; misfolded proteins enter the barrel where they are refolded when GroES binds), with product MAKELKFSEDARSAMLKGVDQLADTVKSTLGPKGRNVVLEQSYGSPTITNDGVTIAKAIELDDHFENMGAKLVSEVASKTNDIAGDGTTTATVLTQSIVNEGMKNVTAGANPVGIRRGIEEATKTAVDSLHAMAHEVKTQEDIAQIASVSSASEETGKLIAEAMEKVGHDGVITIEESRGVDTSLDVVEGMQFDRGYLSQYMVTDNDKMEADLDNPYILITDKKISNIQDILPLLQSIVEQGKPLLIIADDISGEALPTLVLNKMRGTFNVVAVKAPGFGDRRKEQLQDIAILTGGTVITDDLGLELKDTTIDQLGQANKVTVTKDNTTIVEGAGSKDAISERVEFIRNQIGETTSDFDKEKLQERLAKLAGGVAVVRVGAATETELKERKYRIEDALNATRAAVEEGFVAGGGTALINVIKDVAALKETGDVQTGINIVKRALEEPVRQIAENAGLEGSVIVEKMKEQKPGVGFNAATDEWVDMIKAGIVDPTKVTRSALQNAASVSALLLTTEAVVAEKPEENAPAAPAAPNPGMGGMM from the coding sequence ATGGCTAAAGAATTAAAGTTCTCTGAAGATGCACGTTCAGCGATGCTAAAAGGTGTCGATCAATTAGCTGACACAGTTAAGTCAACGTTAGGTCCTAAGGGTCGCAACGTTGTTTTGGAACAATCATATGGTTCACCAACAATTACTAATGATGGTGTAACGATTGCTAAGGCGATCGAATTAGACGATCATTTCGAAAACATGGGTGCTAAGTTAGTTTCTGAAGTTGCTTCAAAGACTAATGACATCGCTGGTGATGGGACGACTACTGCAACGGTCTTAACACAATCAATCGTTAATGAAGGTATGAAGAACGTTACGGCCGGTGCTAACCCTGTTGGCATTCGTCGTGGGATTGAAGAAGCTACTAAGACGGCGGTTGACTCATTACACGCTATGGCACACGAAGTTAAGACGCAAGAAGATATTGCGCAAATCGCTTCTGTATCTTCAGCAAGTGAAGAAACTGGTAAATTGATTGCCGAAGCCATGGAAAAAGTTGGTCATGACGGTGTTATCACGATTGAAGAATCACGTGGTGTTGATACTAGTTTAGACGTTGTTGAAGGGATGCAATTCGACCGCGGCTACTTATCACAATACATGGTTACTGATAATGATAAGATGGAAGCGGATCTTGACAATCCATATATCTTAATTACTGATAAGAAGATTTCAAACATTCAAGATATCTTACCACTATTACAATCCATCGTTGAACAAGGCAAGCCATTGTTGATCATTGCTGATGACATTTCTGGTGAAGCTTTACCAACCTTAGTCTTGAACAAGATGCGTGGGACGTTTAACGTTGTCGCCGTTAAGGCACCCGGTTTTGGTGATCGGCGTAAGGAACAATTACAAGATATCGCTATCTTAACTGGCGGGACGGTTATCACTGACGACCTTGGCCTTGAATTGAAGGACACGACCATCGATCAATTAGGTCAAGCCAACAAAGTTACGGTTACTAAGGATAACACCACCATTGTTGAAGGCGCTGGTTCCAAGGATGCTATTTCAGAACGGGTTGAATTTATCCGTAACCAAATCGGTGAAACAACTTCTGACTTTGACAAAGAAAAGTTACAAGAACGTTTAGCTAAATTAGCTGGTGGGGTTGCCGTTGTTCGTGTCGGTGCCGCTACTGAAACTGAATTGAAGGAACGTAAATACCGGATTGAAGATGCTTTGAACGCAACTCGGGCCGCCGTTGAAGAAGGCTTTGTTGCTGGTGGTGGTACTGCTTTGATTAACGTTATCAAAGATGTTGCTGCATTGAAGGAAACTGGTGACGTTCAAACTGGGATCAACATTGTTAAACGTGCTTTGGAAGAACCAGTTCGCCAAATCGCTGAAAATGCTGGTTTGGAAGGCTCTGTTATCGTTGAAAAGATGAAGGAACAAAAGCCAGGTGTTGGTTTCAACGCCGCAACTGATGAATGGGTTGACATGATCAAAGCTGGTATCGTGGACCCAACTAAGGTAACGCGTTCTGCTTTACAAAATGCCGCTTCTGTTTCAGCCCTTCTCTTAACGACTGAAGCCGTTGTCGCTGAAAAACCTGAAGAAAATGCACCAGCTGCACCAGCCGCACCAAACCCAGGTATGGGCGGTATGATGTAA
- a CDS encoding YigZ family protein yields the protein MTKPYYTITQDTVFEQTIKKSRFIAHLYRISDEVDAQAKIAAVRADNPKANHNCFAYMLGDDDHIQRMSDDGEPVGTAGSPILEVLKTNELHDVLAVVTRYFGGIKLGAGGLIRAYNGTPAQAIEVSGKVQRILQTRIAITLDYRNVDALTYYLQQNKLTTLNTDYGVQVTQIIAVTQSEIATIQQDITNLLSGQVTFSEQGEQFTEIPVTTPGN from the coding sequence TTGACTAAACCCTACTACACCATCACCCAAGACACGGTATTTGAACAAACCATCAAAAAGTCTCGCTTCATCGCTCATCTATACCGCATCAGTGACGAAGTAGATGCTCAAGCTAAGATTGCCGCTGTTCGAGCAGATAATCCTAAGGCCAACCACAACTGTTTCGCCTACATGCTTGGTGATGATGATCATATTCAGCGGATGAGTGATGACGGTGAACCAGTCGGAACTGCGGGCTCACCAATCTTAGAAGTGCTCAAGACCAACGAGCTACACGACGTGCTTGCGGTCGTGACCCGTTATTTTGGTGGTATCAAGCTTGGCGCCGGTGGACTGATCCGAGCTTATAATGGCACCCCCGCGCAAGCAATTGAAGTCAGTGGTAAGGTTCAGCGAATCTTACAAACCCGCATCGCCATCACGCTCGACTATCGTAACGTCGATGCTTTAACCTACTATTTACAACAAAATAAGCTAACGACCCTGAATACCGACTACGGTGTTCAAGTCACACAAATCATCGCAGTCACTCAATCCGAAATTGCAACGATTCAGCAGGACATCACTAACCTCTTGAGCGGTCAAGTTACCTTTTCGGAGCAAGGTGAACAATTTACAGAAATTCCGGTCACTACGCCTGGCAACTAG
- a CDS encoding DEAD/DEAH box helicase: MEAQVLYGRQLALSANEAAAVPAGTQILPAMQVDEHQIICQRCGSHLDRLRAQLPNQQYYCYQCLNLGRVSTLVKLYHMPEPNAFATVPVCTWQGTLTPQQADCAQSIKANFMAHKRQLLWAVTGAGKTEMLFPGIAWALAHQWRVAIASPRVDVCLELAPRLQAAFADVQIAVLYGRNPAPYQYTQLTICTTHQLLRFRQAFDVLIIDEVDAFPFAANPRLAFAVNQAAKVEGAILYLTATPSQSLLSQVHRGELAISYLPLRFHQHLLPAIKVKLQPNWARLLQQGKLPRDLIRQLQQYQQQHQRFLLFVPRIQQLAPVFAVLQHYFPHMTGETVYSADPERLTKVQQMRNQQFQYLVTTTILERGVTFPGIDVIVLGADDEVFSTAALVQIAGRVGRSSERPTGLVWFICHSHSRNIKRAQRQIRVINRKGRQLRASMPTVSQHYHD; this comes from the coding sequence ATGGAAGCACAAGTCTTATACGGTCGTCAGCTCGCATTATCTGCAAATGAGGCTGCCGCAGTACCTGCTGGCACGCAGATACTGCCAGCCATGCAGGTTGATGAACATCAAATTATCTGTCAGCGTTGCGGCAGTCACTTGGACCGACTGCGAGCCCAATTACCCAATCAGCAATATTACTGTTATCAATGTTTAAATTTAGGTCGAGTGAGTACACTAGTTAAACTCTATCATATGCCAGAACCGAATGCTTTTGCAACGGTCCCGGTTTGCACGTGGCAAGGAACCCTAACGCCCCAGCAAGCGGACTGCGCGCAATCAATCAAAGCTAACTTCATGGCGCATAAACGGCAATTATTATGGGCGGTGACGGGAGCTGGAAAAACTGAAATGCTGTTTCCAGGTATTGCGTGGGCGTTAGCGCATCAGTGGCGGGTCGCCATTGCTTCACCACGAGTCGATGTTTGCTTAGAGTTAGCACCCCGGCTCCAGGCGGCCTTTGCTGATGTTCAAATTGCTGTGCTATATGGCCGCAATCCCGCTCCCTATCAGTATACGCAGCTGACGATTTGTACGACGCATCAATTGCTACGTTTTCGTCAGGCGTTTGACGTATTGATCATTGATGAAGTTGACGCGTTTCCGTTTGCTGCCAATCCCCGTTTGGCGTTTGCAGTGAATCAGGCAGCTAAGGTGGAGGGGGCCATTCTTTATTTGACCGCGACGCCCAGCCAAAGTTTGTTGTCCCAAGTTCATCGTGGTGAGCTTGCAATCAGTTATTTACCATTGCGGTTTCACCAACATTTATTACCGGCAATTAAGGTTAAGCTACAGCCAAATTGGGCTCGGCTCTTGCAACAAGGAAAATTACCACGAGACCTTATCCGGCAACTCCAACAGTATCAACAACAGCACCAGCGCTTTTTACTATTTGTTCCGCGCATCCAACAATTAGCGCCAGTGTTTGCGGTACTCCAACACTATTTTCCCCATATGACCGGAGAGACGGTGTACTCAGCCGATCCTGAGCGACTGACTAAGGTTCAACAAATGCGGAACCAGCAGTTTCAATACTTAGTTACGACGACGATATTGGAACGAGGGGTGACGTTTCCGGGAATCGATGTGATTGTGCTTGGTGCGGACGACGAAGTGTTTTCTACGGCTGCCCTCGTCCAGATTGCAGGACGGGTCGGACGCAGCAGTGAGCGTCCGACTGGCCTCGTCTGGTTTATTTGTCACAGTCATAGCCGCAATATCAAACGCGCTCAGCGCCAGATTCGGGTGATCAATCGAAAGGGGCGACAATTACGTGCTAGCATGCCTACTGTGTCACAACATTATCACGACTAA
- the groES gene encoding co-chaperone GroES, whose amino-acid sequence MLKPLGDRVILQQQEEEEQTIGGIVIANNAKEKPQSGKVVAVNDGRVLDNGTKVDPSVKVGDQVLFDKYAGTEVKYQGAKYLVLHEKDIVAIED is encoded by the coding sequence GTGTTAAAACCATTAGGAGATCGCGTTATCTTGCAACAACAAGAAGAAGAAGAACAAACAATTGGCGGTATTGTCATTGCCAATAACGCTAAGGAAAAGCCCCAAAGCGGTAAGGTTGTTGCCGTCAATGACGGTCGTGTTTTAGATAACGGGACAAAAGTTGACCCCAGCGTGAAGGTCGGCGATCAAGTATTATTCGATAAGTATGCCGGTACCGAAGTCAAGTATCAAGGTGCTAAGTATTTGGTATTGCACGAAAAAGATATCGTTGCAATCGAAGACTAA
- a CDS encoding glycosyltransferase family 4 protein, with the protein MIRFEILVSLVATMILSAILTPFVRKLAFKIGAVDKPNVRRVNKIPMPTMGGLAIFISYTVGTTVLYLMHQFPSRIFFALLGGELIIIATGVIDDIYELKPRQKMLGITLAALEVYFIGGIRMTTFTFPLLGLIHFQWLSLPVTLLWILAITNAVNLIDGLDGLATGVSIISLSTMGIIGLFFLNANMFVSLLIFTLVAAMIGFLPYNFFPARIYLGDTGSLFIGFMTAVFSLFGLKNVTLISVGIPVMILGVPITDTVYAMIRRILNKKPISQADKHHLHHRLMQLGLTHRQTVMVIYGIALIFSFISLLYPISSIWGSVLLTIGLLFGLELFVEAIGLAGDNRQPLLDWIKRTVARLTSKSNH; encoded by the coding sequence ATGATCAGATTTGAAATCCTAGTAAGCCTAGTGGCGACCATGATACTTTCTGCGATCTTGACGCCGTTTGTGCGGAAACTTGCATTTAAAATTGGTGCCGTGGATAAACCAAATGTACGACGGGTCAATAAAATTCCAATGCCGACAATGGGAGGCTTGGCTATTTTTATCTCTTACACCGTTGGGACGACTGTGTTGTATCTCATGCACCAGTTTCCCAGTCGCATTTTTTTCGCACTACTCGGTGGTGAGCTGATCATTATTGCGACTGGTGTTATCGATGATATTTATGAGCTAAAACCACGGCAAAAAATGTTAGGGATTACGTTAGCCGCTTTGGAGGTCTACTTTATTGGTGGTATCCGAATGACGACCTTCACGTTCCCGTTGCTGGGGCTGATTCACTTTCAGTGGCTGAGTTTACCGGTGACTTTACTGTGGATACTGGCTATCACGAACGCGGTGAACTTAATTGATGGACTGGATGGGCTAGCTACCGGTGTTTCGATTATTTCGTTGAGTACCATGGGAATCATCGGGTTGTTCTTCTTGAATGCTAATATGTTCGTTTCGTTGTTGATTTTTACTTTAGTTGCGGCGATGATTGGCTTTCTTCCGTATAATTTCTTTCCAGCTAGAATTTATCTCGGTGATACCGGTTCGTTGTTTATCGGCTTTATGACGGCTGTGTTCTCATTATTTGGATTGAAAAATGTCACCTTAATCTCAGTTGGTATTCCGGTTATGATCCTGGGAGTGCCAATTACGGATACGGTGTATGCGATGATTCGACGGATCCTGAATAAGAAGCCCATTTCGCAAGCGGATAAGCATCATTTGCACCACCGCTTGATGCAATTAGGATTGACCCATCGACAGACTGTGATGGTAATTTATGGGATTGCACTTATTTTCTCATTTATTTCATTGCTCTATCCGATCTCATCTATTTGGGGTTCTGTGTTATTGACGATTGGTTTATTATTTGGGCTAGAGTTATTCGTTGAAGCAATCGGATTAGCTGGTGACAATCGGCAACCGCTACTGGATTGGATCAAACGGACCGTCGCGCGTTTGACCTCCAAGAGTAATCATTAA